CACCGGTGCTATATAAAAATCTAGGCCAGCCACCACAGATAAGTGGATGGCCCAACGCTCTGATCGACGAGATCGTGATCGTGGAGGTGGAGTTCCGATGTTGGTGCGCACCGACCCGTTCCGGGAGCTGGATCGGCTGAGCCAGCAGGTGTTCGGCGCCCTGGGCACGGTGGCCCGGCCGACCGGGATGCCGATCGACGCGTGGCGCGAGGGTGAGGAGTTCGTGGCGGAGTTCGATCTGCCCGGGGTGGACCCCGCCACCGTGGATCTGGACGTCGAACGCAACGTGCTGACCGTGCGGGCGGAACGTCCGGCGCTGAAGGGGGACCGCGAGGTCCTGGTCGCCGAGCGGCCCCGCGGAGTGTTCAGCCGCCAGTTGATCCTGGGCGACAACCTGGACACGGAGAAGATCACCGCCAGCTACCACGCCGGCGTGTTGACCCTCCGTATCCCGGTCGCGGAAAAGGCCAGGCCCCGGAAGATCGCGATCGACATGTCCAGCGACGACCGCCGGGCCATCCACGCCTGACCCGGGGCGGGACCGATGACGACCCTGCAGGGGACGGCGCCGGTCCGGCCGGTCGAGGCACAGCTGGCCGATCTGATCTGCTCCGACCCCGACCTGCTGCACGCCGAGTTCGACGCGATCATCTCGGCCGGGTGGGACAGCGACGTTCCACCGGGCAGGCCGAGGCGGCCAGCCGCGCCG
The Parafrankia discariae DNA segment above includes these coding regions:
- a CDS encoding Hsp20/alpha crystallin family protein, whose translation is MLVRTDPFRELDRLSQQVFGALGTVARPTGMPIDAWREGEEFVAEFDLPGVDPATVDLDVERNVLTVRAERPALKGDREVLVAERPRGVFSRQLILGDNLDTEKITASYHAGVLTLRIPVAEKARPRKIAIDMSSDDRRAIHA